A genomic region of Chitinophagales bacterium contains the following coding sequences:
- the hflK gene encoding FtsH protease activity modulator HflK: MSQERPKININLYWIKQHLNKILIAVFIIIAGATSIRTVGPEEEGVVLQLGKYSRTTLPGLNFIMPFGIEKMYKIPVQRQLKQEFGFRTTSSGTRSTYDKRPYVNESTMLTGDLNMADVEWVVQYRIQDSYQYLFRVRNAEKTLHDMSEAAMRKVVGDRTVNEVLTVKRQEVATEVKKILQELCDDYENGIRIDQVVLQDVNPPEPVKASFNAVNQAQQEKETLINQAESDYNKVIPRAKGEAEETIELAEAYALNRVNRAQGEANRFEDIYKSYIKAPEVTKKRLYHETMETVLPKLGNKIIVDENGSNVLPLLNLEGYKKGMTK, encoded by the coding sequence ATGAGTCAGGAAAGACCAAAAATCAACATTAACCTATATTGGATAAAACAACACTTGAACAAGATTCTTATTGCGGTATTCATAATCATTGCAGGGGCTACTTCCATACGAACAGTTGGTCCAGAGGAAGAGGGCGTAGTTTTGCAATTGGGCAAATATTCCAGAACTACATTGCCCGGACTTAATTTCATTATGCCATTTGGTATAGAAAAAATGTATAAAATCCCAGTGCAGCGACAGCTCAAACAAGAATTTGGTTTTAGAACAACTTCATCAGGTACTCGCTCTACCTATGATAAAAGACCTTATGTAAATGAATCTACTATGCTGACCGGTGATTTGAATATGGCCGATGTGGAATGGGTAGTACAATACAGAATTCAGGATTCTTATCAATACCTCTTTAGGGTTAGAAATGCAGAAAAAACACTGCACGACATGTCGGAAGCTGCCATGCGCAAAGTGGTTGGGGACAGGACGGTAAATGAAGTATTAACCGTTAAAAGGCAAGAAGTAGCCACTGAAGTAAAAAAAATCCTTCAAGAGCTTTGTGATGATTATGAAAATGGCATCCGTATCGATCAAGTGGTATTGCAAGATGTAAACCCTCCTGAGCCGGTAAAAGCTTCATTCAATGCCGTAAACCAAGCACAGCAGGAAAAAGAAACCTTGATCAACCAAGCGGAATCGGATTACAACAAAGTAATTCCCCGTGCCAAAGGTGAGGCAGAGGAAACCATAGAATTAGCAGAAGCCTATGCCCTCAACAGGGTCAATCGTGCACAGGGTGAGGCCAATCGTTTTGAAGATATTTACAAATCCTACATAAAAGCACCAGAGGTAACAAAAAAAAGATTGTACCATGAAACGATGGAGACTGTTTTGCCAAAATTGGGAAATAAAATTATTGTAGATGAAAATGGGAGCAATGTACTGCCCCTTTTGAATTTAGAAGGATATAAAAAAGGAATGACGAAATGA
- a CDS encoding SDR family oxidoreductase, whose product MSDYLLEKKWLRSLVKSLKLPLPLPPYLNRASKPYTDTPLEAKKVILSEFGFKNEVFLQALEKLGANTYKSADEEGRPNILIFNSLSFTGYQDLDEAYFFFKPLLKKLSTNGRILILAEGKAETVAQQTMSRAMLGLIKTLAKESGKKGISANVLFINDVRQVSDEVLLNGITQHFAFWLSEHSAYVSGQSVRLNLQKTESDLTVEKALEGKNALVTGGSKGIGAAIAEKLAGEGALVYILDIPPQEIEAKRVMRKIKGKLILADVTDPELPNILHEKFGEKGLDILVHNAGITKDKTLANMPEDWWKRVLDINFRAIVNINKELMEQGTFNANARITHLSSISGLSGNYGQSNYVVCKAALIEYCAAMARNKKHLDMVFNAIAPGFIETDMTAKMPFFTREGARRLSAFQQGGTPDDVAELALYLSLPAARAINGQCVRVCGGNFMGA is encoded by the coding sequence ATGAGCGATTATTTATTGGAAAAAAAATGGTTGAGGTCATTGGTTAAATCTTTAAAACTTCCTCTGCCATTACCACCATATTTAAACAGAGCCAGTAAGCCATACACTGATACTCCATTGGAAGCAAAGAAAGTAATATTGAGTGAATTTGGTTTCAAAAATGAAGTATTTTTGCAGGCTCTTGAAAAATTAGGTGCAAATACCTATAAATCAGCAGATGAGGAAGGAAGGCCTAATATATTAATATTCAATTCATTATCATTTACAGGGTATCAAGACCTTGATGAAGCTTATTTTTTCTTTAAACCACTATTAAAGAAGCTTTCGACTAATGGAAGAATATTGATACTGGCTGAAGGAAAAGCAGAAACTGTAGCTCAACAAACCATGAGCAGGGCTATGCTGGGTCTGATAAAAACTTTGGCTAAAGAGTCGGGGAAAAAAGGTATAAGTGCCAATGTACTTTTTATAAATGATGTAAGACAAGTATCTGATGAAGTATTGCTGAATGGAATTACGCAACATTTTGCATTTTGGTTGAGTGAGCATTCTGCTTATGTCAGTGGTCAATCTGTGCGCTTAAATTTGCAAAAAACAGAAAGTGATTTAACAGTAGAAAAAGCACTTGAAGGAAAAAACGCATTGGTTACCGGTGGATCAAAAGGTATAGGAGCAGCTATAGCAGAAAAGCTGGCTGGCGAAGGAGCATTGGTTTATATATTGGATATTCCCCCTCAGGAGATTGAGGCAAAGCGTGTTATGAGAAAAATCAAAGGCAAATTAATACTTGCCGATGTCACAGATCCTGAATTGCCTAATATTCTGCATGAAAAATTTGGGGAAAAGGGATTGGATATATTGGTGCACAATGCTGGTATCACAAAAGATAAAACACTGGCAAATATGCCTGAAGATTGGTGGAAACGTGTTCTTGACATTAATTTTCGCGCTATCGTAAATATTAACAAAGAACTGATGGAGCAAGGGACTTTCAATGCGAATGCGCGCATAACGCATTTGTCTTCTATCTCCGGCTTGTCAGGCAATTATGGACAAAGTAATTATGTGGTTTGTAAAGCCGCATTGATTGAATATTGTGCAGCTATGGCACGGAATAAAAAGCATTTGGACATGGTGTTCAATGCTATTGCGCCAGGCTTTATAGAAACAGATATGACGGCTAAAATGCCCTTTTTCACACGTGAGGGCGCAAGAAGACTTTCCGCATTTCAGCAAGGCGGTACACCCGATGATGTTGCCGAATTGGCATTGTATCTTTCACTACCCGCAGCCAGGGCTATAAATGGACAATGCGTAAGGGTTTGTGGCGGTAATTTTATGGGCGCTTAA
- a CDS encoding Nramp family divalent metal transporter, with product MPKSNILKTIGPGILFASTAIGVSHLVQSTRAGADYGFALWWAIVLANLMKYPFFEYGSRYASASGESIIDGYQRIGKWMLLLYFLITVCSMFFVAAAVGAVTAGFLDNLFGISQLIPWLKIPAATVLFLVCVLILLLGKYKALDGLIKIIATVMLLATLAAFVLTLKNGPVAEISTISSPETWTPGGIAFIIALMGWMPTAVDLSAWNSLWTLERIKETGYKPKLKETLFDFNIAYLISALLSLCFLTLGAFLIYGTNIELPDSSAAFASFVIDLYTQSIGNWSYFIIAVAAFAIMFGTSIGVFDGYARSLEKSTSLLFKGGFFEKAIETRQVYMASVLVVAGGAYLLIYSFSGQLKALVDLATTISFLIAPLIAIVNFRLVHAPYVAKEAVPPLWLKILSYTGIIFLSGFALWFLYIRLLQ from the coding sequence ATGCCAAAATCCAATATCTTAAAAACCATAGGGCCGGGGATTTTATTTGCCTCTACGGCCATTGGCGTATCGCATTTGGTGCAATCGACCCGGGCAGGTGCGGATTACGGATTTGCGCTTTGGTGGGCCATTGTACTGGCCAATTTGATGAAATATCCCTTTTTTGAATACGGGTCGCGCTATGCCTCTGCCAGTGGCGAAAGTATTATTGATGGCTATCAGCGCATTGGCAAATGGATGCTCTTGCTTTATTTTTTGATTACGGTGTGTTCCATGTTTTTCGTGGCAGCAGCAGTTGGGGCAGTTACGGCCGGTTTTTTGGACAATCTCTTTGGCATTTCCCAACTCATCCCCTGGCTGAAAATCCCGGCAGCTACAGTTTTGTTTTTGGTCTGTGTGTTGATTTTATTATTGGGAAAATACAAAGCCCTGGATGGATTGATCAAAATTATTGCTACAGTAATGCTTTTGGCCACCCTTGCAGCATTTGTATTGACATTGAAAAATGGCCCAGTTGCAGAGATCAGCACCATTTCCAGTCCTGAAACATGGACTCCGGGCGGCATTGCCTTTATCATCGCATTGATGGGCTGGATGCCCACGGCAGTGGATCTGTCGGCATGGAACAGCCTCTGGACTTTGGAGCGAATCAAGGAAACAGGCTATAAACCAAAACTGAAAGAAACCCTGTTCGATTTCAATATTGCCTACCTGATTTCCGCATTGCTTTCCCTGTGTTTTTTGACCCTGGGCGCCTTTTTGATTTACGGAACCAATATCGAGTTGCCCGATTCCAGCGCGGCATTTGCCAGTTTTGTGATCGATCTTTATACCCAATCCATTGGCAATTGGAGCTATTTCATTATTGCCGTTGCAGCCTTTGCCATTATGTTTGGGACCAGCATTGGTGTTTTTGACGGCTATGCTCGAAGCCTGGAAAAATCCACATCACTGCTTTTTAAAGGCGGTTTTTTTGAAAAAGCCATTGAAACACGGCAGGTGTATATGGCTTCGGTTTTAGTGGTTGCCGGTGGAGCCTATTTGCTCATTTATTCCTTTAGCGGACAACTAAAAGCCCTGGTAGATTTGGCCACCACCATTTCATTTTTGATTGCCCCGCTCATTGCCATTGTCAATTTCAGATTGGTGCATGCGCCCTATGTTGCCAAAGAAGCAGTACCGCCTTTATGGCTGAAAATATTGAGTTATACGGGCATCATTTTCCTCAGCGGATTTGCCTTGTGGTTTCTTTATATCCGGCTTTTACAATGA
- a CDS encoding OmpA family protein — translation MTRHNNSHIYSKRILISVLFLFYMGISSVKSQVNLLLNGDFEQTREAKIKMLVDQFGNKQEFELNDSSLLEAFHPHTDDVRVMSMYWNYVEDSTGPGNVLMYNALSSKDSNAYSGKVYSKIIIMNMNYLPNEYRVDNLAGKLRRPLVKGQKYKVRFYLKFFSGNHYSKSICVGFLNKMTPYSIGINKSNKEPIYRHNIEPVWCLGSVLRDSVVYNEIEFNYTGTGDEQYIYIGNLLYEKTSYWKEQNLKENFHPIKNSKKNKRTSQNINSIYAIDRISIRAIDTSSNIALKMKQQPDFEEPNSPHKLDTVHAYTYYFDFNEDKSNADISKILSYLKNDNEISSVLIIGHTDSIGTNEYNQILSKNRALFISELIKQQIEIPISIKGMAYSKMLSRENNSLNRRVEIYYTY, via the coding sequence ATGACAAGGCATAATAATTCCCATATTTACTCCAAGAGAATACTGATATCAGTACTATTCTTATTTTATATGGGGATTTCATCCGTTAAATCACAAGTTAATTTACTTTTAAATGGAGATTTTGAGCAAACAAGAGAAGCCAAAATAAAAATGCTTGTAGATCAATTTGGAAATAAGCAAGAATTTGAACTAAATGACTCAAGTCTATTAGAGGCATTTCACCCTCATACGGATGATGTTCGTGTAATGTCGATGTATTGGAATTATGTGGAGGATTCAACTGGGCCAGGAAATGTACTAATGTACAATGCTTTAAGCTCAAAAGACAGTAATGCCTATAGCGGGAAAGTATATTCTAAAATTATTATAATGAACATGAATTACCTGCCCAATGAATATAGAGTTGATAATCTTGCTGGTAAATTAAGAAGACCTTTAGTCAAAGGACAAAAATACAAGGTGCGTTTTTATTTGAAATTTTTCAGTGGGAATCATTACAGTAAAAGTATTTGTGTAGGTTTTTTAAATAAGATGACACCATATAGTATAGGCATCAATAAATCGAACAAAGAGCCAATATACCGCCATAATATAGAACCAGTGTGGTGTTTAGGTTCAGTTTTGAGAGATTCAGTTGTTTATAATGAAATAGAATTCAATTACACGGGCACTGGCGATGAACAATACATCTACATCGGGAATTTACTTTATGAAAAAACTTCATATTGGAAAGAACAAAACCTGAAGGAGAATTTTCATCCAATAAAAAATTCTAAGAAAAACAAAAGAACTTCCCAAAACATCAACTCCATATATGCTATAGACAGAATAAGTATTAGGGCAATTGACACAAGTTCGAATATTGCTTTAAAAATGAAACAACAGCCTGATTTTGAAGAACCCAATAGTCCTCATAAATTAGACACAGTTCACGCCTATACCTATTATTTTGATTTTAACGAGGATAAGTCAAATGCAGATATAAGTAAAATACTATCATATTTGAAAAATGATAATGAAATTTCCAGTGTATTGATCATTGGGCATACTGATAGTATTGGAACAAATGAATACAATCAGATACTTTCCAAAAATAGAGCATTATTTATTTCTGAATTGATAAAACAGCAAATTGAAATTCCAATTTCCATTAAAGGAATGGCTTATTCAAAAATGTTATCGAGAGAAAATAACTCTTTAAACAGGAGGGTTGAAATTTATTACACATATTGA
- a CDS encoding DUF6722 family protein, whose protein sequence is MDKDLRKEIGKFFVDVAKLLIGGAVLSSVLKIQGISSTVVMIVGTAVAIIFAILGFSIMSMKDKK, encoded by the coding sequence ATGGACAAGGATTTGCGGAAAGAAATTGGTAAATTTTTCGTTGACGTGGCTAAGTTATTAATTGGCGGAGCGGTACTATCATCAGTTTTGAAAATTCAAGGGATATCCAGCACTGTTGTCATGATTGTCGGAACGGCAGTTGCAATTATTTTCGCAATTCTAGGGTTTTCCATTATGAGTATGAAGGACAAAAAATAA
- the hflC gene encoding protease modulator HflC gives MKLRDRLIIIGIAIVAIVVFNSYFILDEKEQAIVTQFGKPIGEPRTEPGVNFKIPFIQRVQFFDKRYLEWDGDANQIPTKDKKFIFVDTYARWEITNPLQFFKRLRNERSGQSRLDDILDGETRNAVAGNELLDIVRSENREPEVIEDYMEDMEVLEDISVGREKIEAEVLKKANERCTDLGIRILDFRFKRINYVDDVRDRVYERMISERKRIADQFRSQGEGEARSIQGDKERDLAKIQSEAYKTAEEIRGRADAKATNIYANAYNKNRASRELYSFLRAMESFEKSMDEKTNLILSTDSEYFKYMKSID, from the coding sequence ATGAAGTTAAGAGATAGATTAATAATTATAGGAATCGCAATAGTGGCCATTGTAGTATTCAATAGCTACTTTATTTTAGATGAAAAGGAACAGGCTATTGTGACCCAATTTGGAAAACCCATTGGCGAACCAAGGACAGAACCCGGAGTAAATTTCAAAATCCCATTTATCCAAAGAGTACAGTTTTTTGACAAACGATACCTGGAATGGGATGGCGATGCCAATCAAATTCCCACCAAGGACAAGAAATTCATCTTTGTAGATACTTATGCAAGGTGGGAAATCACAAACCCTTTACAGTTTTTCAAAAGATTAAGGAACGAGCGTTCCGGACAATCTAGGCTGGATGATATTTTAGATGGCGAAACCCGAAATGCAGTGGCTGGAAATGAATTGTTGGATATTGTGCGTTCAGAAAACCGAGAGCCTGAAGTAATTGAAGATTATATGGAAGACATGGAGGTACTCGAAGACATTTCTGTAGGACGTGAAAAAATAGAAGCAGAAGTTTTGAAAAAGGCCAATGAGCGTTGTACAGACTTGGGAATCAGAATATTGGATTTCAGGTTTAAGCGCATCAATTATGTAGATGATGTTAGAGATCGAGTGTATGAAAGAATGATAAGTGAGCGCAAGAGAATTGCAGACCAGTTCAGGTCGCAGGGTGAAGGAGAAGCCAGATCAATTCAGGGAGATAAAGAACGTGATCTGGCCAAAATACAATCAGAAGCATACAAAACAGCCGAGGAAATAAGAGGTCGTGCAGATGCTAAAGCCACTAATATTTATGCAAATGCATACAACAAAAACAGGGCTTCCCGTGAATTGTATTCTTTTTTAAGAGCCATGGAAAGCTTTGAAAAATCAATGGATGAAAAAACCAACCTGATCCTAAGCACGGATAGTGAATACTTTAAGTATATGAAGTCTATTGATTAA